Genomic window (Bombyx mori chromosome 9, ASM3026992v2):
CATTAGGGAAAGATCTCAAACCAGTAACACTGGAAACGTTGACAATGTTTCCTTTAGTTTTAATCAAATGCGGAATTGCCAACATCGTCAAATAATAAGGTCCGCGAACATTAGTGTTCATTATTCTATCGTATTGAGCCAAAGATGTTGTTTCTATGGTACCAGATTCCAAAACACCAGCATTATTTACAAGCACATCCAATTGGTGATAGTtatcaacagttttttttattatattctcgACATCGCTCTCATTATTCATATCAGCCACGACTACCAACGGTTTTATTTTACTGGGAGATTGACTTTCACAATCGGATGCAACATTATCAAGATTTTCCTTTTTTCTCCCAGTTAAAACCAATTTCGCATTCAATTTGGCGAATTCATATGCAGTTTCAGCGCCTATTCCTGA
Coding sequences:
- the LOC692845 gene encoding short-chain dehydrogenease/reductase-like (The RefSeq protein has 2 substitutions compared to this genomic sequence), with the protein product MFANKVVIITGASSGIGAETAYEFAKLNAKLVLTGRKKENLDNVASDCESQSPSKIKPLVVVADMNNESDVENIIKKTVDNYHQLDVLVNNAGVLESGTIETTSLAQYDRIMNTNVRGPYYLTMLAIPHLIKTKGNIVNVSSVTGLRSFPNVLAYCISKSAIDQFTRCVALEVALKGVRVNAVNPGVIATGLHKKGEGSMNEEQYQAFLAKCAETHALGRPGDAKEVSSVIVFLASDAASNITGATLPVDGGRHAMCPR